A segment of the Lineus longissimus chromosome 11, tnLinLong1.2, whole genome shotgun sequence genome:
ctgtacttctttTGAAGTTATGGGTTTTTGCTCTCAGGAATCTGGCACAGAAATTTGACTAACTCACGACCCTATGATATTATGGTCCTTGCAAGTCATTTCGAACAACAATATTGTTGTTCAACTAGTTGTGCAGAAACATCTGAAACTTATTGTACCTAGTCTTACCTGATAACCGAAACAAATGACTGGAACAACCAGGAACATATCCATGAAATTATCTGGTCTGAAAGCAAAATGATTTTAGAAATATATACTCGATAAAATACTGCTTGATGCGAGTTGTAAGATCATACAGCTTGGTAGATTTGAATGCAGCAGATACGAGAGTCATGGCAACTTCCTCTGCAAAGTCACTTGACGCTACGAGAGGATTTCTAGCTTGACCAAAGTCACTGATGAAGCGACCAGGAACTGCCGAAGACCTACAGCTAACTGCCAATTTTTCTGCCATGCACAAACTGAGGATATGATTGTTACGTTGAATCTGACCTCAAAGAATAGAAGAACTAGACTTTACTTGGTGCCATTTACATTTTAGTATTCTGCTCTATGTTGTTACAGTCAATGATCTTGcaattttaatgatttttttcaaggcaTTTCTGTCTTGTTTGCAGGAGATACACACATGATCTCTATTTCAACAATTTTCTTTGAAGGAAAGATTTATAACTTACTTGGTTTTTATATGTCCTGGGGTAATGCCAGATGTGAAGTATTTAATGAAGATCAAGAGTACCACGTAGGCAATTCCAACAACACCGAAAAAGCTGCAAGAAAAttgaaattctcaaaatgtacaatcttttttttaaagtggcgAAATCAGCTCACAACTTCCCCCTCTGTACACATGCATCTTGAGCTGTGTTATAGTCATGCACATGTACACTTCTGTAAACAGTGTACCAGTGTTCAGTTCGCCATGTAATAGTTATGTTGTTATATTGCCCCGTAATTAAAGCCTATGGCTTTTCACTGTTTAACAGCTGTCTTTTTGTATTTGTCATTAATAACTCAATAAACCACTCTTCatgaaaaattatcattttGCTCATGTATACCACTGTACAAGCTTGCTCTTACCTTGAATACTTAAGAAAATCTATTCTTTTTGGAAAGCACATTGGCAGAATGAGTATAACACTAGACAAGGTCATTGTAAATTTGCGATCCATGTACCAATAATGACAAAAGTCGGCACCACTGATGAAATAAAAGACTGAAAAATAGAGGGAGTACTCCTTAGAgatgtcctaattagagaggtcaaatagaatggaaacaacctgtTTGGGACAAGAAcgagtgtcctcaatagagaagttgtccttaatagagaggtgtccgcttagggaggttccactgtatttgaacAAACAGAGTACATAGAGTAGGCAACTTTTGTGTGTCTCTATTGGACAGGGGTCGGGAATTAAACGACTGATTAAAGAGAGGGTGTCCCACAAGGAGAAGTGTTTAGTTAAGGGAGATTTTGACTGTAGTACCGGTACACACTTCCTTCACGGGGAGCTGAAGGATTAGATTTTGAACTCTGGGCCTCAGACGTAGGACAAATGTTGGAGCTCCCATTCCACCAGTCTTATTTACAGCAGTAAGCTACAGATCTTGAAGACAAAGATACCGGGCCGAATTCATAGAGGGCGTTTAGCACAAACAgcatttaactactgaatagacaggttcaggtccgtcatgtaaatcttcacagaatatgaataggccctgaaactcattagagagaagttactcacgtctaacccttaaacaccctttatgaatttggcccaccCAGTCTAAAAAAAGATAGGTATGGTATCTTACATCTGTCTAGTTGGTCGCCGATAATAATGAAGAACGTAATGCAAGTCCCATAGCAGTACACAACAATACATAGTGAGCATACATTCTGTGCCGCCTTGCCGCACATCGAGTACACCACATCCTGATAGGTGGCGCTTTGGTTCACGTCCGAACAATATCCGAGCAGAATTAGGGCAACCACTATAAAGACCATGAAGACCTGAAAACAGAACCAAAAAGATAAGCTTAAGAACTATACACTTATACTTTATTTGTCTATCATACTTAAAATTTTGCTTTTAGTGTGTAGGCAGGAGTATagcagggtttctgccagaggggggatgggggatGGGGGGATGGGGGGATGGGGGATGGGGGGGATTCATCCCACCCTAAAATATTTTAAGTGGGGATATCCCCCCCtgtaattttgagcactaaagtttgttttactgtcaaatgagtaattttcatgatttgatatgtaaaataagagcatttgggagccaattgtagcagtttaagggccaaaaaacgtctcaggaggggtcatatacccttttaaagaaaaaaaaattttttttagaaaattttttttttgctcctctcaaatttaatcctggcagaaaccctgaGTATCTAGTGCTGGTGGAAGGTTTAGAATGATGCACCAGGCCCCTGATGTCCCCGGAATGGATATCTCAGTAAAGGGTCAATACACATTGTCATTGAgtatcaacaaataaatgtaggTCACTCCAAAATCGCATCAATAATTTGGTCAACAGGTCACCCGGCCAGGGTCTGAAACTGAATCTAGAAGGCCTCATTCATCTGTCAACTTGTCATTGTTTTTAAATGTGATAAGACAATCTTTGCAATATTGAACTGTCAATCTTGAAAATGATCTCCAAACATTCCATGGACTAtatattgataaaaataattATGATAACAATGCGATGATAAGTTTGGATTGGGTCAAGGGTTTTACTGCAACATAGGATAGGCAAATCATTTGGAAAGCTCTGCTGTTATAAACTGTAAATAATGACAAATAAACACATGGCCGATGACATTATTCATGAAGCTAGAAGCAAGATCTTGTCCAAATACGCTTGAACTACACATTAATCAACGATACAGACAAGACACAGGTTCATCAGAAATTGTTGTTGACCAAATGTACTTTCAGCTTTCGAGAATGTAAAAGTTTAGAATGGCTGTGGCATAGTGAAGTTGAAGTCCTATGTTGATGGATTGTTTATTTGATTACTTACTGCCTGTACAATGACGGCAACCAGCACACCCCCTGCTGCATCATACGCCTGGGGGAAGTTTAGGAGTCCAGCGCCCAAGGCAGCATTTACCACAAGGAATACCGAGGCATACCAAGAGGAACCTAGAAGAGAAGCATTTGAAATATACGACTAAAGAATTCTACTCTAGGTTTATTAGTAGACTCATtaagtgcatgcatgcatggttgTTCTTTTCTTCATCAAATGGTCTGGACTTGGAGTCCAGTTTGACATCGCATCTAGTCCGATTTTAGATCTGATGATGAAGCCAGGATGCACAGGATACTACCCCAAGACACCTTGGGATGACAGCCCATTGAGGTCCTATGCTGCAGGTTTGCCAAAGCAATGCAAAATCTGGAATTGGTTTTAGGAAAAGGGGAACTAATGTGGGAGTTAGGGACTGAGTAGAAAACACCAGAACTAACAGAGGGTAAAGGCTGAGTGCAAACTCACTACGGGaagaaatggggggggggggggggggggagggggtgtgtgtctgtgtgtgaaATAATTCGCATCTTTCCTGATTAGTGGCTCTATAGATCGatacacttgattgggaacaacgtttacgaagacgtcccgtcacgtcacgttacagtaatgtcaAAATGCATTGTGTATCCATGATGGAAAGAGGCGAATTTCGAAGCAGTATACCGGTTACCAAAGCAACCAACCTGAGGATTTTTGCACCACCTCCAAGCTTTGAACAAGCTCAACAGACCCATGCCTACCAGAAGTGGCCCCTTTTATTTGCTCATCTCTCTTCGCAAATTGGGGCCCAAAAGAAACAGTAGATTGCAACAAACGGGTCGATTCATCAGCATTTTGAATATCTCCTTGGGGGAAAGAGTTCACCCTCTGTCTGTTGCTACCGTCCTCATCTTGGGAAGAGCGCATATTCTTGCAAAAAATCTACTTTTGTAAGTCATGTAAGTGTTTTTAATCAGCTGACCGCCATTCACTTTTGTCGTCGGAGATAAACTAAGTGGTCAATTCCGTCGATGCCTTGTCTTCACGGGTGTCTTCTGAATGGTCACATCCATGATTTCGAGCATTTCAGGCCCCATAGCTCGATCTCCTCTGAGAATGGACAGTTTCACGTGGAGTGTACATTAACGTCTTTTGGTCTGTGGCGGCAAATTGTCACAATGCCCAATTCAGACATCAAAGCTTTAAGGAAAACAGGAGGGCCAATGTCTAACGGAGTGTAATCATTTCAGGAGTCCCATCTCACCAAGTCAAGTGCGAGGAGGGGACAGCCGCATGACATGATTTGCTGTAGGATAAAACTGGCCAGAGAGGTATATATCGATATGCTTCCAGCCGCAATGAGGAATTTAGCAACTCAAGGGCTGAAGCTGTTTCATGACAGTGACGCAATGGGACAAAATGTTTCCAGCTGAGAACTACAAGAGAGTGTCAACCACTCAAGTTGTGACGATAAGTATAGAGTTGGCAGGCCCATGATAATAGAAACTCAAAGGAATACATTTGATGTACATTCAATAATTTTAATTACTGACACAAGAATCTACAAATAAGGCTTTCATATGAAGGACAGGCACATCTAAACCActagaatgtttttttcataaaatattgtaCATTTAGCAATCTAAAAGACCCAGCTATGGTACGTTTCAACACAGGTCTTTACTGCCAAATATGTTACATCATAATATACATATACACATGGTCACATTGTTTTAGCTTTGTTATATGAACAGAAAAGAAGGCTATCATTCAGCTTGATCAAAAGCTCTTTATCCTGGAGAAACAGCCTTCCGACAAGAATGGAACATCTGAAGACACTGAAAAACTAACAAACAAGTCGCTACCTTAGAATATACAAGGCTGAACAGACTTGTTGTTCTAAATGAGGGACCAATTGTATCGGAATATTTTCTTAATTATTTTTCATCAGGACAGTCTACTCTTGTGCCTCTCTTCCAACACAACACCCAAGATGTGCCAAGGCTTCAAGTTGGCAAACCCAACAGTACAAGTATCAGATAGATGTTCCATACCACATTGGTGGGCTAATTCTCCAGTGTTAACGGACATGGGTGCAATTCACAAATTAACATCGGCAAATAATCTGGCAGGAATGATGGTCATGACCAAGCTAAACATATCATTTAAACGAAGTGTATAATCCTCAAACAATGAACTATTTAGGGACTTCCCATATATACTCAACGAAAATATGATAACATAAAATGCACTGCTAGTATGTTTATCGCGTGAATataaaaaactcaaaaactGCATTCTACAAAAAATGAGCCTTTGAAATTTCACAAAATATTCTTTTAATGGTGAAATACACAATGTGCTAGGGAGTTTTGGCAGGTGTTATTTTGCACCTGCATTATGCAACTGCATCAATTTCATGTACCATCGTGTAAAAATTTCCATAAGTCAAACATGAATAAATCGATATGGATACGTTGTATGGGAACAATTTTTAGATTTGCTGAATCTTTCTGACGTATGGACTAGAGATATCTGATTAATTACAGCCTTGATCCTTGTTTGCCTTACATCAAACCGACCATTCATTATTATTTATAGTACAGAAACCTAATCAAACTTGCAAGTAAAAGGAATaaatcacaaaaatcaaataaattacaaCCAAACCAGTGCTCTTGATGAACCGGTTCAAAAATACGATTTGCCCTTAAATGCAGCAATGTCCCTTTATCCAATTACATTGGCAATGCTATGTACATGATTACATTGGTAATGTAATTGTGCAAGATTACATTGACAATGTTGATGTACATGATTACATTGGCAATGTTGTTGTGCAAGATTACATTGGCACTGTCAATGGCAATGTTTATACGCACGATAATCTTGGCAATATTGATGTTCATGCACACTAGCAATGTTTACTGTACATGATCACGGTGGtaatgtttatgtacatgataACAGCGGCTCTCGCTACAAATGAATTACGATAGCCGCGATACACGTCATCCATTTTTCTAGGCTTCATTCAGTTCCACCCATTGAAGGACAATCGCAGGGGTGGTGATGCACAGGCCATGTGTCCACCTTCATTCACACGAATACCCATTCCCCACAAAGTGGACTGGTATCACTAAACGTACCATCACCAAGTACCTCCTCAACTTCTACGACCACATCTTCATGGATACGTTGAATAAGCAGGTTAGTTTCCTTCTTGTTGGCATATACCTGAGCGAGGGACAATCTCATGGGCTAGGTTTTCCAACTACAAGTCATGCATTCGCTCATCCCAACAACTAAAAAGAACTGGGCGAGCAACTGCAATATGGTCAACTTCAATTCTCCCGAAGCACATGCTCTTAGCTTAACAGGTAGCACTTGCAGTATCGTGAAGCACATATTCGAATGTAATGCACAGTGCCCATATTGATAAGGACCGTGCCCTACATCTCTACTCTTAAAAGGCAGACTGATCAATAATTGTTAATGTTCTCCCAAGGCAGGGACATGGGACATTACAACAATTATTGTCTGTTCGTGACACAGTTAGAAcaagcaagta
Coding sequences within it:
- the LOC135495675 gene encoding sodium-coupled neutral amino acid transporter 7-like isoform X2 yields the protein MRSSQDEDGSNRQRVNSFPQGDIQNADESTRLLQSTVSFGPQFAKRDEQIKGATSGSSWYASVFLVVNAALGAGLLNFPQAYDAAGGVLVAVIVQAVFMVFIVVALILLGYCSDVNQSATYQDVVYSMCGKAAQNVCSLCIVVYCYGTCITFFIIIGDQLDRFFYFISGADFCHYWYMDRKFTMTLSSVILILPMCFPKRIDFLKYSSFFGVVGIAYVVLLIFIKYFTSGITPGHIKTKPDNFMDMFLVVPVICFGYQCHVSVVPIYSCLEKRNVKEFSKCVGVAILICVLTYTLAAAFGYLTFGSNVDADILKSYQPTPEVLIGVFLIAAKTYTTYPILSFCGRAAFMSVWIHWCCLTPDQIVSGEKSRRVLVTLVWFVTSLVLAVFIPNIGAVISVLGGLAAVFIFVFPGMCLLQVGYLKEAELARWKVRTMKGMAVAFIVLGAFIFGVTTTQSVSNDVISASSPRIVHNETICT
- the LOC135495675 gene encoding sodium-coupled neutral amino acid transporter 7-like isoform X1; translation: MRSSQDEDGSNRQRVNSFPQGDIQNADESTRLLQSTVSFGPQFAKRDEQIKGATSGRHGSVELVQSLEVVQKSSGSSWYASVFLVVNAALGAGLLNFPQAYDAAGGVLVAVIVQAVFMVFIVVALILLGYCSDVNQSATYQDVVYSMCGKAAQNVCSLCIVVYCYGTCITFFIIIGDQLDRFFYFISGADFCHYWYMDRKFTMTLSSVILILPMCFPKRIDFLKYSSFFGVVGIAYVVLLIFIKYFTSGITPGHIKTKPDNFMDMFLVVPVICFGYQCHVSVVPIYSCLEKRNVKEFSKCVGVAILICVLTYTLAAAFGYLTFGSNVDADILKSYQPTPEVLIGVFLIAAKTYTTYPILSFCGRAAFMSVWIHWCCLTPDQIVSGEKSRRVLVTLVWFVTSLVLAVFIPNIGAVISVLGGLAAVFIFVFPGMCLLQVGYLKEAELARWKVRTMKGMAVAFIVLGAFIFGVTTTQSVSNDVISASSPRIVHNETICT